The Raphanus sativus cultivar WK10039 chromosome 6, ASM80110v3, whole genome shotgun sequence sequence atatatatatataataagtcCCAGAGGGTATTGAGTTGCCAAATGCAACAAGTTCTCGAGAACAAACTTGTACAAAATATGTTATCTATAAATATCCTAGGAACCTCTGGAGAGATATCTAAAGAAAGAATGAAAAATTCGGGACAAACAAAGTTTTATTTGGATTACAAATTGAACATCTTAAAAGGATGGAATATTTCTGCATCTAAAGGTCCTAAAATATTTTAGCATGGACCATTAAGTAGTTCCACGTCTCATAAAGTCCCTTGGTCCGGACATAGACCCATTTGGTCGAAAGAAGGATAAGGAAGTTGTTCCTTGGTCCGGACACAAACTTATTATAAGTCCATGGTCGTGAGGTCCTGTTGGCTTGGACTCAGACCCATCAGGTCCCAAGAaggatatggaagatgtccttGGTCACGGATCCTTTGGTCCCAAGTAGGACAAGGAAGATGTAATCCATTGTCTAAAGTTCAGTTTAATCCGACCATGAGGCACTCGAATGATGTTAAAACACATCCTATGTTACTTACAAGGAACTAAAGatttgagattgatttatactaaccaaacccaaagagaagtttgtttggttttgataaTAATGCAAGTTATAACTTTGATCCATACAAGATCTCAAACAGGTTATACACGTTTGGAAAAGGATGAAGAAGCTCAAAGTACTACAAGTTCAGTCATATGATATGTCAGCCGACTTCTTCACCATGTCTGCACCAACTCCACGTCCATGAAACTTATCTATCAGTTTGGGATGTGCCAATTAAAGGACCAGTTTAAGACTTGGTGCCCATGAAGCTCAACTATCAGATTGTCCATGCGCCAACTTGAAGAACATACACGGAGGTACAAATTAGGGTGAATGATACATATTGTACTCTTTTTTCTTCACCAGTTTTTGTCACACTTGAGTTTtcttggtaaggttttaatgaggcatcaCCAATATTGGTAAAGTGTATCACGAGCTCCCAAGATGGATTTGACATCCAATGGGGAGTATTATAAAACGACTGGTTTAGAAGGATGTCCTAATCCATATTGattttggtttatgttctttCCATATTTGTATAATTACTTTTTCCTAATTAAACTAGGAATTGTCATATTTTCATTTACCTAATGACGGTCTATTTATGACGGTGTAAACCTTGTATATATATGGAGCATTTTGCTAATGAATAATATAAGTTTTACTCACTGTTTCACAACATTTTTGTATTTATCGCCAATAAATAGCAGTAGTTCATACTAATTTTACACTACCAATTTAGTTAGCTAAACTGTTCTAGGCAATTGTcctttattttggttatttgttgcaaataaaaatgacaaaaaggaTTTGAAtgccaaaatatatatagaaacaaatTATCATTTGGAAACTTCATTACGGCAAGTCTTGTCACAGGGATAAGCACAGTCTATGAGTTTCGCTCCTCTTCTTTCGAAAAACCAATCTCCCACAGCTACTGCAATCCTCTGTTTTCGTATATGCaacaaaaatcattaataattGGGCTTAAATCGTAACAAAATCATTGCAAATAGTATAACGAAAATAACATGATTTAATCAAGCATGGGATTTTCATTTTATTCAGTCTAAAAGAATTAGATCAAACCAAAAGTTCAAACAAGAATAGTAGCTAGAGGTGTTAGTTTGGATGTTTTCCAATATGGTTTGTAGCTTTTCAATGGCTTGTTTGGCGGATTATATTGTAATTCATAAATCATGATcaattataaaaactaattgcCTACcttttacccaaaaaaataaaataatgttgcCTACCTTGTTCTTAATAGCAGGAGAGTTTTTGGAATACCAAGTGTCATGATTCTCTGTTTGGCAATGAGTAAAGCACGAGTTAATAAATACTCCGTTCTTACTTGGCTTTGTAAAACCACTGATCAAATTCACCATACGAGTCCTGAAACCTGTATTACATATTTCGAAAGCAATATTAGAGTTATAAACCGGTATTGTAAATGTATCTGAATCGGTTCTGTTGATTAGTATAAATAGAGACAATACATACATTTTGTACAATTGAGCTGAATATACAGATTTATACATTTCTAACTACCTTTATATCTCTCTCGACTCAATCATCTAATAAGCAGCTTTTGAGATgattattcaaaatcaaaaacattattAGCTGATGTTTCACCTTGCAAGAACTTGATCTGAGATGCATTGCACTTTGCGATGTTAAGTCTACAGTCAGACCAACTTCCATTTGGATCTGCAGATTTAGGAGTTAAACTCTCTTGGATCTGCACAAATAGAATATATCagaaaaatacattttcccTTTCTGTAGATAAAGCTGAGGATTAAAGTAGAGAATAAATTAACCTGCCACGGATCGTATGCAGCATTTAGAATAAACAATGAAGTGTTGACTTGGTTTATAAGGTTTTGCCCGAAAAAACACTGCAGATATTGGAGCGTTGAGCAAAATCTATTATGAGATCCAGTTCACAGGGTTTATTATAAGGATAAGCTAAACAGATGTAAGATGAAACAAATACCGAAGTTGGATTAAGACGTCTTAAACATTCGTTAGAGAGCTGTGTTGTAATACTCTATATAAACGTTACACAATTATCATATTAGTAAAGACAACGTGTAACACATAACAAATCTTATGTGTTCGTACCTGTAATACTATTAAATCTCTGTATAAATTTCTAAGAGGTCGATCTCCAGAGACATCGGGGCTTCAGTTACATACATTACAAAACaattcaacatatatatatatatatataatatacacgAATGTTTTGTTAATGTAAGTAACTATAAAATCACTCACGCATCAAGGAAAAGGCCAGCATCACTCAGACATTTTAGTCTGGCCTTAGGGAAATGCCATTTTAACTGGTCACAGTGAAGTATCGCTGCAAGGCCTCCAGAAGAACATCCAGAAAGCAGAACCTAATGTGACTTAAAGGTCTTAGGCTCCCGTAGGCATGGCACTGATATTACACGACATATGCATACACGAAACAACAACCAAAACGACGGTTACCTGCTTTGCTTCACGAAATCTGTTGTTTTCCATCAAGTCTACCATAATACATCCCCATATTTGCTTTCCTCTAAACTGAAGTTTTGCATCCTAATTGTATGTAGAAAAAGTAACATATAGCAATTAATAGGTTGCAAAACACTTATGTTTTAGACTTGGCTTACCATATTTTCGTTTCTTCCCATAAAGGATCCGCCATCACAGGACCTAACTTTTACTCTGTTCCAGTTATAAAAGTCTGCAAACAAACATTTGCATTAGTAACCTAAACAGAGATAAACATCACACATGGTGATTTATAAGACACTAACCTGGATTTTCCGCGGCTTTGTCACTTAGAATTCCTGTAAAAGGTATCTGTTTCTCCATATATTTGGACGATCCATGACGagtttttttcatatttatacaATCTTCAATGGTACCACACCATCCACCTCCCTATCAAAACATAAATGAAATCATGCACGACCAATATTGTTAAACATATATCAGGAGAGACTTACTGCAACAAACCTCAAACTGAATGATCCAATTCTTTGCTCCTGAACCGGACCCGGGATGAACATGATATCCGGAAGGACTTCCATCTAGACACACTGCAATAATAACAATGCTATATCGAATGAAATTATGAATCAATATTCAAAAATGTGAATATGGATCACAGAAGATGTTACATGCTGATCTCTCATTAGCATTCTTAACGAAAGTGAGTTCTACCATTGTAGGCTTTGCTTTGGAATAGACATCATTTTCTGTCTGATACACATTTGTCCCATTAGAATCTGGGAGCCTCTCCATCACCCCATTAACAGGGAGGGTTAAGATGACACCAAAAAGAGTGAGACTCCATAAAATTTTCTTCATTTCAAAGGAAACGCAAGGTGGTTCGCACTTGATCAGAAACCTTGGTTTATATAGAAAAGCATATAAGAAAGGAGttacgagagagagagagatcgtcAATTACCACACATTTTATGATTAGTAAGAGATAACAAAAAATTACGAGACTAAAGAGATTTAACAGGCTTGTTATGTTGCATTTGACCAGATCAAGGTATCGcaaaagttaaatataatttggttATTCAGAGATAAGATCGCCGAATGTTACAAACAGATTGTATTTAGTTCTTAGATGACCAAGAAGTCTTTTAAActaaatgaattttaatatatttaactttattttaaacCAATCATGCTTTACCTTCCAAAAACGAATCTAAGACAAAGAAATTAAAACCTTTTAATATACagtattatatgatttttatttagttctttttttataacatcAATTTTATTGACTTAGGTTGAAGTTACATAATCTTCATGAAGAAGATGAGTAATACACAATggaacatctatattattaaagtaaaaaatacaaaattgaaATTAGCCTTAAGTTTTCTATCTTGTTTACAATGACATGACATTGAAGTATAAAATGAACCCATATTTAATGAAGTTTTGTCTTttacttatttaaataataaatttaaatatttaatgtcttttcctaatttaaataataaattttcttaatagAGTTTTAACTAAAATAGATTCGTAATAAATTTTgtacatattaatattttaaacatttattaataaaaaataattaaataaaaatcacacattaaaatcaatttatataaaatataaataaaatataaaataatttattcataaattattagtataattttataatataagtccaattagttataaatattgaatttcTGTATGCTACATTGTGATATAATagataattaaaatcataaatataattattcaaagtaataaataaaaattttgttttaaaatgttatattaataattatgtaatacaccttaatttacaaatatatatatatatattatcattagtacaaagaaaaaaataaaatgaaagcaaatatttatacggtcacggatcaagctatataaataatcaacaaTAGCGCAAGATTATTTCTCtctaataaatttatttcaattccaatttatttatatttcttatgtatttataaagttattttatttgtttttaagggaggctaagattttggaattgaaaaaaattatgactcacctatatattatttagttaggaaatttaaaatttatatcaaaagatttcgttaaacttttaattttaattttttattataactactaatattaattttcagtataaatttatgtttaaatattataaatatatcatttagtataaacaaaaaaacgaaaaaaacataaaataaatacccgtccggttgggcgggtcaaagtctaattattaaatatattaaacgaAGAGTACAAATTTAGATTACCTCTTAATTTTCCAATATATTTACACCATATG is a genomic window containing:
- the LOC108810106 gene encoding pectin acetylesterase 2-like — encoded protein: MKKILWSLTLFGVILTLPVNGVMERLPDSNGTNVYQTENDVYSKAKPTMVELTFVKNANERSALCLDGSPSGYHVHPGSGSGAKNWIIQFEGGGWCGTIEDCINMKKTRHGSSKYMEKQIPFTGILSDKAAENPDFYNWNRVKVRSCDGGSFMGRNENMDAKLQFRGKQIWGCIMVDLMENNRFREAKQVLLSGCSSGGLAAILHCDQLKWHFPKARLKCLSDAGLFLDAPDVSGDRPLRNLYRDLIVLQSITTQLSNECLRRLNPTSCFFGQNLINQVNTSLFILNAAYDPWQIQESLTPKSADPNGSWSDCRLNIAKCNASQIKFLQGFRTRMVNLISGFTKPSKNGVFINSCFTHCQTENHDTWYSKNSPAIKNKRIAVAVGDWFFERRGAKLIDCAYPCDKTCRNEVSK